The Nitrospira sp. genome contains a region encoding:
- a CDS encoding ribonuclease HII yields the protein MGPTEEFERVARLCGYRRVAGIDEAGRGPLAGPVIAAAVILRPRCRLSGIDDSKQLSEGERERLYAVIHEQAVGMGIGSADVAEIDQLNILGATRLAMRRAIDQLVPSPDYLLIDAVVLPEVRVPARPIIKGDSLSISIAAASIIAKVTRDRLMARYHDMFPEYGFLSHKGYGTPEHLERLLRHGPCSIHRRTFAPVQEAMIAAKMEYAQPSSPPLFE from the coding sequence ATGGGACCCACTGAAGAATTCGAGCGGGTGGCCAGACTATGTGGGTATCGACGCGTTGCCGGTATTGATGAAGCAGGACGTGGCCCTCTTGCCGGGCCGGTGATTGCGGCCGCTGTCATCTTACGGCCCCGGTGTCGACTCTCAGGGATCGACGATTCGAAACAACTGTCCGAAGGGGAGCGAGAGCGGTTGTATGCGGTGATTCATGAGCAGGCCGTGGGGATGGGAATCGGTTCGGCGGATGTCGCTGAAATCGATCAGCTCAATATCCTCGGGGCCACTCGTCTGGCGATGCGTCGAGCCATCGATCAATTGGTCCCTTCCCCTGATTATTTGCTCATTGATGCCGTTGTCCTTCCTGAAGTCAGAGTCCCCGCGCGGCCGATCATCAAGGGAGACTCCCTATCCATATCGATTGCCGCTGCTTCCATCATCGCCAAAGTGACGCGGGATCGCCTCATGGCGAGGTACCATGACATGTTCCCCGAATATGGCTTTCTCTCGCATAAGGGGTATGGTACCCCGGAACATCTTGAACGACTCCTGCGCCATGGCCCCTGCTCCATTCATCGTCGAACATTCGCGCCGGTGCAAGAAGCGATGATCGCTGCGAAGATGGAGTATGCTCAACCGTCGAGCCCTCCATTGTTCGAATAG
- the ftsE gene encoding cell division ATP-binding protein FtsE, translating to MIQLIHVSKWYDRRAALSDVTLEVEKGEFVLLMGPSGAGKSTLLRMLIGEEQPDEGQIFVHGRNVTKLKQSEIPYLRRKVGSVFQDFRLLPKKSVFDNVALPLVVQGASEKDIRRKVTEALRAVGVEHKKDQPPNSLSAGERQRACIARAIVNGPVVLLADEPTGSLDPERTGEIIELFKLISARGTTVIVATHDPQVMRQINGRVITLAQGVVIPERRATVGVGV from the coding sequence ATCATTCAGCTGATCCATGTGTCGAAATGGTATGACCGGAGAGCCGCGCTGTCCGATGTCACGCTCGAGGTCGAAAAAGGAGAGTTCGTTCTTCTTATGGGGCCGAGCGGGGCCGGTAAGTCCACCTTGCTGCGGATGCTGATCGGCGAGGAACAGCCTGATGAAGGGCAGATTTTCGTGCACGGCAGAAATGTCACCAAGCTCAAACAGTCGGAGATCCCGTATCTCCGGCGGAAGGTCGGATCAGTCTTCCAAGACTTCCGTCTGCTGCCCAAAAAATCCGTGTTCGACAATGTCGCGCTTCCGTTGGTCGTCCAAGGCGCGTCCGAGAAAGATATTCGTCGTAAAGTCACGGAGGCGTTGCGTGCCGTGGGTGTCGAGCATAAGAAAGATCAGCCGCCGAACAGTCTCTCGGCAGGGGAGCGACAGCGGGCATGTATCGCCAGAGCGATCGTCAATGGGCCGGTGGTGCTTCTCGCCGATGAACCGACAGGCAGCCTCGACCCGGAGCGCACGGGGGAAATCATAGAATTGTTCAAATTGATCAGTGCCCGCGGCACCACCGTGATCGTGGCCACCCACGACCCACAGGTCATGCGCCAGATCAACGGGCGGGTGATCACCCTGGCGCAAGGAGTGGTGATACCGGAACGCCGGGCGACCGTAGGGGTTGGAGTATGA
- a CDS encoding YraN family protein — MATPDPRHQFGQASEARAEQFLLAKGYRILDRNVRTPIGELDLVAEDHGVVVFVEVKARTTQAFGGALLAVNHRKRAKLAKLAAQYLAQRHWSEKACRFDIVLVQGQPPTHGRIEHLQNAFDAAEH; from the coding sequence ATGGCCACTCCGGACCCGCGGCATCAGTTCGGCCAAGCCAGCGAAGCGCGGGCCGAACAGTTCTTGCTTGCCAAAGGCTATCGCATTCTCGACCGCAACGTGCGGACGCCGATCGGAGAATTGGATCTCGTGGCGGAAGACCATGGTGTCGTGGTATTCGTTGAAGTCAAGGCCAGGACCACCCAGGCGTTCGGCGGCGCACTGCTGGCCGTGAATCATCGTAAACGGGCGAAGCTGGCGAAACTGGCTGCACAGTATTTGGCGCAACGGCATTGGTCCGAGAAAGCCTGTCGATTTGATATCGTGTTGGTCCAAGGGCAACCTCCGACCCATGGCCGGATCGAACATCTTCAGAACGCGTTTGACGCCGCCGAACACTGA
- a CDS encoding ABC transporter permease, whose translation MRRLFYLVREAWANMRTNRTTTIVAILTTAFTLACVGIFLLLYVNLRSAAGWLQEDVKIMVYVEERLSREGMQELERTLKSDRMVAGVLFVSKEQALGEFRAQFPADSHLLEGLGENPLPASFVVTLAPNFRSPDAMKGWVERVQTMEGVAKVDYNQEWINVLAELIGYIELVAIGVGVLLSAAAVTIIGNTIRLALFARREEIEILRSIGATRTFIRIPYFLEGAVLGACGSALSLGILKLGFELFLQQIQSAGRFSGMESLVSFFPLSICMALVVAGMGLGFAGSVVSLLRVGEGRA comes from the coding sequence ATGAGACGATTGTTTTACCTCGTCCGCGAAGCGTGGGCCAACATGCGGACCAACCGCACCACCACGATCGTCGCCATCTTAACCACGGCCTTCACCTTAGCCTGTGTCGGCATTTTTCTGTTGCTCTACGTGAATCTGAGGAGTGCGGCCGGATGGCTTCAAGAAGATGTCAAGATCATGGTCTATGTGGAGGAACGGCTGTCCCGCGAGGGGATGCAGGAATTGGAACGAACACTCAAATCCGATCGTATGGTGGCGGGGGTGCTCTTTGTATCGAAGGAACAAGCGCTGGGAGAATTTCGCGCGCAATTTCCCGCGGATTCTCATTTGCTCGAGGGGCTCGGCGAGAATCCTCTCCCGGCTTCGTTCGTGGTGACGCTGGCGCCGAATTTTCGCTCTCCCGATGCGATGAAAGGCTGGGTCGAACGAGTTCAAACGATGGAAGGGGTCGCCAAGGTCGACTATAATCAAGAATGGATCAATGTGTTGGCCGAACTCATCGGCTACATCGAACTGGTGGCGATCGGTGTGGGGGTCCTGCTCTCCGCAGCGGCCGTGACGATCATCGGGAATACCATCAGGCTTGCACTGTTTGCCAGACGAGAGGAGATCGAGATCCTCCGCTCCATCGGGGCGACACGCACATTCATCCGCATTCCGTATTTCCTCGAGGGCGCCGTGCTCGGCGCCTGCGGCAGCGCGCTCTCGCTCGGAATTCTCAAGCTTGGGTTCGAACTGTTTCTGCAGCAGATTCAATCGGCCGGTCGTTTCAGCGGGATGGAAAGTCTGGTCTCCTTCTTCCCGCTCTCCATCTGTATGGCGCTTGTTGTGGCCGGGATGGGGCTGGGCTTTGCGGGAAGCGTGGTGTCTCTCCTGCGCGTTGGAGAGGGGCGCGCATGA
- the rplS gene encoding 50S ribosomal protein L19, whose product MNQLERIQRSLTKKSAPNFEIGDTVRVHVKVVEGEKERIQVYEGTVIARKGSLNTETFTVRKISYGVGVERIFPVHSPIVSKVDVVRQGRVRRAKLYYLRGKKGRFAKVEEREFVGESKPSAQPPAAAEEETVTA is encoded by the coding sequence ATGAATCAGTTGGAGCGCATTCAGCGGTCGTTGACGAAGAAATCGGCGCCGAACTTTGAGATCGGGGATACCGTCAGGGTCCACGTCAAGGTTGTGGAAGGCGAAAAAGAGCGGATCCAGGTGTATGAAGGGACTGTGATTGCCCGCAAGGGGAGCCTGAATACGGAAACATTCACGGTCCGAAAGATTTCGTACGGGGTGGGGGTCGAGCGGATTTTCCCGGTGCACTCCCCGATCGTCTCCAAGGTAGATGTGGTTCGGCAGGGACGGGTTCGACGCGCGAAACTGTATTATTTGCGCGGCAAGAAGGGGCGGTTCGCAAAGGTCGAGGAGCGCGAGTTTGTCGGAGAGAGCAAACCGTCCGCACAGCCGCCCGCGGCTGCTGAAGAAGAAACCGTTACGGCCTAG
- a CDS encoding peptidoglycan DD-metalloendopeptidase family protein — protein sequence MKILLSGLVCCVVLGGGWAAVVDAAGDPIAEKIERERKTLEALKDKIEEKRKRAEEVGKKRESVLQGIQSLDERLVHHRQDHHDIKKKLRQKDREIEEITEQLAVMRTGIQSRREAILARLRVQYMEGRFGYIKALLTADTYGDLQRRGQYLTTVSQKDYELLETFRTDMARMEQAERQRVEARAGMVAFKQNVEKKLADIRVTQKEKKVYLAKITHEKDSYDRAVEELERSASRVDSLLHELEARRRAMAMRPPTASPLPRGTRGALPWPAEGKVVSYFGRQKHPTFNTYVQRKGIEIRTTEGSSIHAVMPGSVVYADWLKGYGLVIILDHANGFFSLYAHASKILARVGEQVAEGQSIGETGDTGMIGENTLYFELREGAEPVDPLHWLVKR from the coding sequence ATGAAAATTCTTCTCTCCGGTCTTGTGTGTTGCGTCGTGCTTGGCGGAGGGTGGGCAGCTGTTGTCGATGCGGCCGGTGATCCGATTGCCGAAAAAATCGAGCGAGAGCGAAAGACCCTTGAAGCGCTGAAGGACAAGATCGAAGAGAAACGGAAACGGGCCGAGGAGGTGGGGAAAAAACGGGAATCGGTCCTTCAAGGTATCCAATCCCTCGATGAACGCCTGGTCCATCATCGACAAGATCACCATGACATTAAAAAGAAACTTCGGCAGAAGGATCGGGAAATCGAGGAGATTACAGAACAGCTGGCAGTGATGCGGACCGGCATCCAATCGCGGCGTGAAGCCATTCTCGCACGGCTCCGTGTGCAGTATATGGAAGGGCGGTTCGGCTATATCAAGGCGCTCCTGACGGCGGATACATACGGCGACCTTCAGCGCCGGGGGCAATATCTCACCACCGTCTCACAAAAGGACTACGAATTACTCGAGACGTTCCGAACCGATATGGCACGGATGGAGCAGGCCGAACGCCAGCGTGTCGAGGCCAGAGCCGGAATGGTGGCCTTTAAGCAAAACGTCGAAAAGAAGCTTGCCGATATTCGTGTCACTCAGAAAGAGAAAAAAGTGTATCTCGCGAAGATCACACACGAAAAGGATTCCTACGATCGTGCCGTCGAAGAACTGGAGCGGTCCGCCTCACGCGTCGACAGCCTGCTGCATGAATTGGAGGCGCGCCGGCGTGCCATGGCGATGCGTCCTCCGACAGCGTCACCGCTGCCGCGTGGAACCAGAGGCGCGCTGCCTTGGCCGGCCGAGGGGAAAGTCGTGTCCTACTTCGGACGCCAGAAGCACCCGACGTTCAACACGTATGTTCAGCGTAAAGGCATTGAAATTCGAACCACGGAGGGAAGCTCAATTCATGCCGTCATGCCCGGGAGCGTCGTCTATGCGGACTGGTTGAAAGGCTATGGACTCGTTATAATCTTGGATCATGCCAACGGATTTTTCTCCCTGTATGCCCATGCCTCCAAGATTCTGGCCAGAGTCGGCGAACAAGTTGCCGAAGGCCAGTCGATCGGAGAGACGGGAGATACGGGCATGATCGGAGAAAATACATTATACTTTGAGTTGCGTGAAGGGGCTGAACCCGTCGACCCGCTCCACTGGTTGGTGAAGCGATAA